The following proteins are encoded in a genomic region of Periophthalmus magnuspinnatus isolate fPerMag1 chromosome 10, fPerMag1.2.pri, whole genome shotgun sequence:
- the LOC117378029 gene encoding protocadherin beta-16-like, which produces MAKCLSLALSVVLKSVDRVLGSLFVFTFLMCELLSHKSYGDVSYSIPEEMKRGSVIGNIAKDIGLDLGRLSARRARVDSEDNGVQYCSVNLNTGELVVQERIDREGLCAKKTSCILQQELVLENPLELHRFTIRVQDINDNAPQFKGSTLKFDISESAIKGARYPLDEALDGDIGENSVQGYTLQENKHFILDVKTKSNGRKYSELVLDKELDREENNEITLVLTAFDGGSPQRSGTVVIHVTVLDANDNAPVFSQTVYKASLPENSPPDTLVITMTATDADEGVNGEIMYEFDHLTDDKHIFTLNPSTGEVRVAQSIDYEKESSYEIQISAKDGPGLASYATLFIEIVDINDNAPVIFLKSLSNQVPENVPPGTEVGIINVQDRDSENNRQVRCSLQTGVPFKLVPSIKNYYSLVTTEQLDRELVSDYNITITATDEGSPPLSSSKTVHLTVADINDNPPVFEEQSYSAHVTENNKPGSTLCSVAARDPDWRQNGTVVYSLLPGEVNGAPVSSYVSVNGDTGVIHAVRAFDYEQFRSFKVHVMARDNGSPPLSSNVTVNVFISDVNDNSPQILYPTPEGNSFMTELVPKAAHAGSLVSKVIAVDADSGQNAWLSYHIVKSTDPGLFTIGLHSGEIRSQRDVSESDSMKQNLIVSVKDNGQPPLSATCSMYLLISDNLAEVPELKDISYDERDSKLTSYLIIALVSVSTFFLTFIIIVLGVRFCRRRKPRLLFDGAVAIPSGYLPPNYADVDGTGTLRSTYNYDGYMTTGSRTSDFKFVSSYNDNTLPADQTLRKSPTDFSDVFGDGDVSPEVGT; this is translated from the exons ATGGCAAAGTGTCTGTCTTTGGctctgtccgtggtgctgaagagTGTTGACAGAGTATTGGGGTCATTGTTTGTTTTCACATTCTTAATGTGTGAACTTCTTTCACACAAGTCATAC GGAGACGTGAGTTACTCTATTCCAGAGGAGATGAAACGTGGATCCGTGATCGGAAATATCGCTAAGGATATAGGTCTGGATTTGGGCAGGTTGTCCGCGCGCAGGGCGCGCGTGGACTCCGAGGACAACGGCGTCCAGTACTGCAGCGTGAACCTCAACACGGGAGAGCTGGTTGTTCAGGAGAGGATTGACAGAGAGGGCCTTTGTGCGAAGAAGACTTCATGTATTCTGCAACAGGAGCTCGTGCTGGAAAACCCTTTGGAGCTGCATCGCTTTACTATCCGCGTGCAAGACATAAATGACAACGCACCACAATTTAAAGGAAGCACGCTTAAATTTGACATCAGTGAATCAGCTATAAAGGGCGCTCGATATCCATTAGATGAAGCGCTCGATGGAGACATTGGGGAGAATAGTGTTCAGGGCTACACCCTACAAGAGAACAAACACTTTATATTGGACGTAAAAACAAAGAGCAATGGTCGAAAGTATAGTGAATTAGTTTTGGACAAGGAGTTGGACAGAGAGGAAAATAACGAGATCACGCTTGTGCTGACTGCGTTTGATGGCGGCTCTCCTCAGAGATCAGGCACAGTAGTCATCCATGTCACTGTTCTTGACGCTAATGATAATGCGCCAGTGTTTAGTCAGACTGTGTATAAAGCGAGTCTTCCAGAAAACTCTCCTCCAGACACACTGGTTATTACAATGACTGCTACAGATGCTGATGAGGgagtaaatggtgaaataaTGTATGAATTTGATCACCTTACAGAtgacaaacacatatttacttTAAATCCCTCCACTGGGGAGGTCAGAGTTGCTCAGTCTATAGATTATGAAAAAGAATCATCATATGAAATACAAATTAGTGCCAAAGATGGACCTGGACTGGCATCTTATGCAACTCTATTTATTGAAATTGTAGACATAAACGACAATGCCCCTGTTATATTTCTAAAATCGCTGTCCAATCAGGTTCCTGAGAATGTGCCACCTGGTACAGAGGTGGGCATCATTAATGTGCAGGACAGAGACTCAGAGAACAACAGACAGGTCCGCTGTTCCCTTCAGACTGGGGTCCCTTTCAAGTTAGTACCTTCCATTAAAAACTATTATTCTCTAGTGACCACAGAACAGCTGGACCGTGAGCTAGTGTCTGATTACAACATTACAATCACTGCCACTGACgagggctctcctcctctgtcctcctctaaaACTGTCCACTTAACTGTAGCTGACATCAATGACAACCCTCCTGTGTTTGAGGAGCAGTCCTACAGCGCACATgtgactgaaaacaacaaacctGGCTCCACTTTATGTTCTGTTGCTGCTCGAGACCCAGACTGGAGACAAAACGGGACAGTGGTTTATTCTCTGTTACCTGGTGAGGTGAATGGGGCCCCAGTGTCCTCCTATGTATCTGTTAATGGAGACACAGGGGTGATCCATGCTGTGAGGGCTTTTGATTATGAACAGTTCAGGAGTTTTAAAGTCCATGTGATGGCCAGAGACAATGGCTCTCCTCCACTCAGCAGCAACGTTACAGTCAATGTGTTTATATCTGACGTGAACGACAACTCTCCTCAAATACTGTACCCGACCCCGGAGGGGAACTCCTTCATGACTGAACTGGTCCCTAAAGCTGCACATGCAGGCTCTCTGGTGTCCAAAGTGATAGCAGTGGACGCAGACTCTGGACAGAACGCCTGGCTGTCCTATCACAtagtcaaatccactgatcctGGACTTTTTACTATCGGTCTCCACAGTGGAGAGATCCGGAGCCAGCGGGACGTCTCTGAATCTGACAGCATGAAACAGAaccttattgtgtcagtgaagGATAACGGacagcctcctctctctgccacctgctccatGTATTTACTGATCTCTGATAACTTGGCTGAAGTGCCTGAACTCAAGGACATTTCTTATGATGAGAGGGACTCAAAGCTGACATCCTATCTGATCATTGCACTGGTGTCAGTGTCCACATTTTTCCTCACCTTCATTATTATTGTCCTGGGTGTGAGGTTCTGTCGCAGGAGGAAGCCCAGACTGTTGTTTGATGGAGCAGTTGCAATCCCCAGTGGTTATCTGCCTCCTAATTATGCAGATGTTGACGGCACAGGAACTTTACGCAGCACTTACAACTATGATGGATACATGACGACTGGATCCAGGACAAGTGACTTTAAGTTTGTGTCGTCCTACAATGACAACACGCTGCCTGCAGATCAGACATTGAGAAAAAGCCCCACTGACTTTTCTGACGTCTTTGGAGATGGTGATGTCTCTCCTGAGGTAGGCACATAG
- the LOC117378025 gene encoding protocadherin gamma-A11-like, producing the protein MKRGSVIGNIAKDIGLDLGRLSARRARVDSEDNGVQYCSVNLNTGELVVQERIDREGLCAKKTSCILKQELVLENPLELHRFTIRVQDINDNAPQFKEDTLKFDISEMTDKGARYPLDEAYDGDIGENSVQGYTLQENKHFTLDVKTKSNGRKYSELVLDKELDREENNEITLVLTAFDGGSPQRSGTVVIHVTVLDANDNAPVFSQTVYKASLPENSSPDTLVITVTASDADEGVNSEIMYGFDHPSDDDNIFTLNPSTGEVRVAQSIDYEKESSYEIQISAKDGLGLASFATLFIEIVDINDNAPVIFLKSLSSQIPENVSPGTEVGIINVQDRDSENNRQVRCSLQTGVPFKLVPSIKNYYSLVTTEQLDRELVSDYNITITATDEGSPPLSSSKTVHLTVADINDNPPVFEEQSYSAHVTENNKPGSTLCSVAARDPDWRQNGTVVYSLLPGEVNGAPVSSYVSVNGDTGVIHAVRAFDYEQFRSFKVHVMARDNGSPPLSSNVTVNVFISDVNDNSPQILYPTPEGNSFMTELVPKAAHAGSLVSKVIAVDADSGQNAWLSYHIVKSTDPGLFTIGLHSGEIRSQRDVSESDSMKQNLIVSVKDNGQPPLSATCSMYLLISDNLAEVPELKDISYDERDSKLTSYLIIALVSVSTFFLTFIIIVLGVRFCRRRKPRLLFDGAVAIPSGYLPPNYADVDGTGTLRSTYNYDGYMTTGSRTSDFKFVSSYNDNTLPADQTLRKSPTDFSDVFGDGDVSPEVGT; encoded by the coding sequence ATGAAACGTGGATCTGTGATCGGAAATATCGCTAAGGATATAGGTCTGGATTTGGGCAGGTTGTCCGCGCGCAGGGCGCGCGTGGACTCAGAGGACAACGGCGTCCAGTACTGCAGCGTGAACCTCAACACGGGAGAGCTGGTTGTTCAGGAGAGGATTGACAGAGAGGGCCTTTGTGCGAAGAAGACTTCATGTATTCTGAAACAGGAGCTTGTACTGGAAAACCCTTTGGAGCTGCATCGCTTTACTATCCGCGTGCAAGACATAAATGACAACGCGCCACAATTTAAGGAGGATACGCTTAAATTTGACATCAGTGAAATGACTGATAAAGGCGCGCGATATCCATTAGATGAAGCATACGACGGAGACATAGGGGAGAATAGTGTTCAGGGTTACACCCTGcaagaaaacaaacactttacattGGACGTAAAAACAAAGAGCAATGGCCGAAAGTATAGTGAATTAGTTTTGGACAAGGAGTTAGACAGAGAAGAAAATAATGAGATCACGCTTGTGCTGACTGCGTTTGATGGCGGCTCTCCTCAGAGATCAGGCACAGTAGTCATCCATGTCACTGTTCTTGACGCTAATGATAATGCGCCAGTGTTTAGTCAGACTGTGTATAAAGCGAGTCTTCCAGAAAACTCTTCTCCAGACACACTGGTTATTACAGTGACTGCTTCTGATGCAGACGAGGGGGTAAACAGTGAAATAATGTATGGTTTTGACCACCCTTCGGATGATGACAACATATTTACTTTAAATCCCTCCACTGGGGAGGTTAGAGTTGCTCAATCGATTGATTATGAAAAAGAATCCTCATATGAAATTCAAATTAGTGCCAAAGATGGACTTGGACTGGCATCTTTTGCAACTCTATTTATTGAAATTGTAGACATAAATGACAATGCTCCTGTTATATTTTTGAAATCACTGTCAAGTCAGATTCCTGAGAATGTGTCACCTGGTACAGAGGTGGGCATCATTAATGTGCAGGACAGAGACTCAGAGAACAACAGACAGGTCCGCTGCTCCCTTCAGACTGGGGTCCCTTTCAAGTTAGTACCTTCCATTAAAAACTATTATTCTCTAGTGACCACAGAACAGCTGGACCGTGAGCTAGTGTCTGATTACAACATTACAATCACTGCCACTGACgagggctctcctcctctgtcctcctctaaaACTGTCCACTTAACTGTAGCTGACATCAATGACAACCCTCCTGTGTTTGAGGAGCAGTCCTACAGCGCACATgtgactgaaaacaacaaacctGGCTCCACTTTATGTTCTGTTGCTGCTCGAGACCCAGACTGGAGACAAAACGGGACAGTGGTTTATTCTCTGTTACCTGGTGAGGTGAATGGGGCCCCAGTGTCCTCCTATGTATCTGTTAATGGAGACACAGGGGTGATCCATGCTGTGAGGGCTTTTGATTATGAACAGTTCAGGAGTTTTAAAGTCCATGTGATGGCCAGAGACAATGGCTCTCCTCCACTCAGCAGCAACGTGACAGTCAATGTGTTTATATCTGACGTGAATGACAACTCTCCTCAAATACTGTACCCCACCCCGGAGGGGAACTCCTTCATGACTGAACTGGTCCCTAAAGCTGCACATGCAGGCTCTCTGGTGTCCAAAGTGATAGCAGTGGACGCAGACTCTGGACAGAACGCCTGGCTGTCCTATCACAtagtcaaatccactgatcctGGACTTTTTACTATCGGTCTCCACAGTGGAGAGATCCGGAGCCAGCGGGATGTCTCTGAATCTGACAGCATGAAACAGAaccttattgtgtcagtgaagGATAACGGacagcctcctctctctgccacctgctccatGTATTTACTGATCTCTGATAACTTGGCTGAAGTGCCTGAACTCAAGGACATTTCTTATGATGAGAGGGACTCAAAGCTGACATCCTATCTGATCATTGCACTGGTGTCAGTGTCCACATTTTTCCTCACCTTCATTATTATTGTCCTGGGTGTGAGGTTCTGTCGCAGGAGGAAGCCCAGACTGTTGTTTGATGGAGCAGTTGCAATCCCCAGTGGTTATCTGCCTCCTAATTATGCAGATGTTGACGGCACAGGAACTTTACGCAGCACTTACAACTATGATGGATACATGACGACTGGATCCAGGACAAGTGACTTTAAGTTTGTGTCGTCCTACAATGACAACACGCTGCCTGCAGATCAGACACTGAGAAAAAGCCCCACTGACTTTTCTGACGTCTTTGGAGATGGTGATGTCTCTCCTGAGGTAGGCACATAG
- the LOC117378027 gene encoding protocadherin beta-15-like — MAQKGFLSSWTLGLLLFTFYPIRGDVSYSVSEEMKRGSVIGNIAKDIGLDLGRLSARRARVDSEDNGVQYCSVNLNTGELVVQERIDREGLCAKKTSCILKQELVLENPLELHRFTIRVQDINDNAPQFTDDSLKFEIGESAVKGTTFVVGEAHDGDIGENAVQGYTLQQNDNFHLIYKPNSVGRKYCELVLDKELDRETNDEITLVLTAFDGGSPQRSGTVVIHVTVLDANDNAPVFSQTVYKASLPENSPPDTLVITVTATDADEGINSDIMYAFDHVSDENSNVFSINQKTGEVVVSGKNDYEKTSSYELHISAKDGLGLVSYTTLIVEITDVNDNAPIITLKSLTNQIPESVLPGTEVGIINVQDRDSENNRQVRCSLQTGVPFKLVPSIKNYYSLVTTEQLDRELVSDYNITITATDEGSPPLSSSKTVHLTVADINDNPPVFEEQSYSAHVTENNKPGSTLCSVAARDPDWRQNGTVIYSLLPGEVNGAPVSSYVSVNGDTGVIHAVRAFDYEQFRSFKVHVMARDNGSPPLSSNVTVNVFISDVNDNSPQILYPTPEGNSFMTELVPKAAHAGSLVSKVIAVDADSGQNAWLSYHIVKSTDPGLFTIGLHSGEIRSQRDVSESDSMKQNLIVSVKDNGQPPLSATCSMYLLISDNLAEVPELKDISYDERDSKLTSYLIIALVSVSTFFLTFIIIILGVRFCRRRKPRLLFDGAVAIPSGYLPPNYADVDGTGTLRSTYNYDGYMTTGSRTSDFKFVSSYNDNTLPADQTLRKSPTDFCDVFGDGDISPEVGTLDKIIILQSFLFMFYL, encoded by the coding sequence ATGGCGCAAAAAGGATTTCTCTCATCTTGGACTTTGGGGTTAttgctttttaccttttacccCATCAGAGGAGACGTGAGTTACTCTGTTTCAGAGGAGATGAAACGTGGATCCGTGATCGGAAATATCGCTAAGGATATAGGCCTGGATTTGGGTAGGTTGTCCGCGCGCAGGGCGCGCGTGGACTCCGAGGACAACGGCGTCCAGTACTGCAGCGTGAACCTCAACACGGGAGAGCTGGTTGTTCAGGAGAGGATTGACAGAGAGGGCCTTTGTGCGAAGAAGACTTCATGTATTCTGAAACAGGAGCTCGTGCTGGAAAACCCTTTGGAGCTGCATCGCTTTACTATCCGCGTGCAAGACATAAATGACAACGCGCCACAATTCACGGACGACTCACTTAAATTTGAAATTGGGGAATCAGCTGTAAAAGGCACGACGTTTGTTGTTGGTGAAGCGCATGATGGGGATATAGGAGAAAACGCAGTGCAGGGCTACACCCTTCAGCAAAATGACAATTTCCATCTTATATATAAACCAAACTCTGTAGGACGAAAATATTGTGAGTTAGTGTTGGATAAAGAATTAGACAGAGAGACTAATGACGAGATCACGCTGGTGTTGACTGCGTTTGATGGCGGCTCTCCTCAGAGATCAGGCACAGTAGTCATCCATGTCACTGTTCTTGACGCTAATGATAATGCGCCAGTGTTTAGTCAGACTGTGTATAAAGCGAGTCTTCCAGAAAACTCTCCTCCAGACACACTGGTTATTACAGTGACTGCTACTGATGCGGACGAAGGAATAAACAGTGACATCATGTATGCATTTGACCACGTGTCTGATGAAAACAGTAATGTGTTTTCAATAAATCAAAAAACAGGAGAAGTGGTTGTGTCAGGTAAAAATGATTATGAAAAAACTTCTTCTTATGAGCTCCATATCAGCGCTAAAGATGGACTAGGGCTTGTCTCTTATACAACTTTAATAGTTGAAATTACTGATGTTAATGACAATGCCCCTATAATTACATTAAAGtcactgaccaatcagattcctGAGAGTGTGTTACCTGGTACAGAGGTGGGCATCATTAATGTGCAGGACAGAGACTCAGAGAACAACAGGCAGGTCCGCTGCTCCCTTCAGACTGGGGTCCCTTTCAAGTTAGTACCTTCCATTAAAAACTATTATTCTCTAGTGACCACAGAACAGCTGGACCGTGAGCTAGTGTCTGATTACAACATTACAATCACTGCCACTGATgagggctctcctcctctgtcctcctctaaaACTGTCCACTTAACTGTAGCTGACATCAATGACAACCCTCCTGTGTTTGAGGAGCAGTCCTACAGCGCACATgtgactgaaaacaacaaacctGGCTCCACTTTATGTTCTGTTGCAGCTCGAGACCCAGACTGGAGACAAAACGGGACAGTGATTTATTCTCTGTTACCTGGTGAGGTGAATGGGGCCCCAGTGTCCTCCTATGTATCTGTTAATGGAGACACAGGGGTGATCCATGCTGTGAGGGCTTTTGATTATGAACAGTTCAGGAGTTTTAAAGTCCATGTGATGGCCAGAGACAATGGCTCTCCTCCACTCAGCAGCAACGTGACAGTCAATGTGTTTATATCTGACGTGAACGACAACTCTCCTCAAATACTGTACCCCACCCCGGAGGGGAACTCCTTCATGACTGAACTGGTCCCTAAAGCTGCACATGCAGGCTCTCTGGTGTCCAAAGTGATAGCAGTGGACGCAGACTCTGGACAGAACGCCTGGCTGTCCTATCACAtagtcaaatccactgatcctGGGCTTTTTACTATCGGTCTCCACAGTGGAGAGATCCGGAGCCAGCGGGACGTCTCTGAATCTGACAGCATGAAACAGAaccttattgtgtcagtgaagGATAACGGacagcctcctctctctgccacctgctccatGTATTTACTGATCTCTGATAACTTGGCTGAAGTGCCTGAACTCAAGGACATTTCTTATGATGAGAGGGACTCAAAGCTGACATCCTATCTGATCATTGCACTGGTGTCAGTGTCCACATTTTTCCTCaccttcattattattatcctgGGTGTGAGGTTCTGTCGCAGGAGGAAGCCCAGACTGTTGTTTGATGGAGCAGTTGCAATCCCCAGTGGTTATCTGCCTCCTAATTATGCAGATGTTGACGGCACAGGAACTTTACGCAGCACTTACAACTATGATGGATACATGACGACTGGATCCAGGACAAGTGACTTTAAGTTTGTGTCGTCCTACAATGACAACACGCTGCCTGCAGATCAGACACTGAGAAAAAGCCCCACTGACTTTTGTGACGTCTTTGGAGATGGTGATATCTCTCCTGAGGTAGGAACACTtgacaaaattataattttacaaagttttctttttatgttttatctttAA
- the LOC117378026 gene encoding protocadherin beta-16-like — protein MFTIRRDFLGTLLLLPFTFPLVKGDVSYSVSEEMKRGSVIGNIAKDIGLDLGRLSARRARVDSEDNGVQYCSVNLNTGELVVQERIDREGLCAKKTSCILKQELVLENPLELHRFTIRVQDINDNAPQFKEDTLKFEIHESADKGARYPLDEAYDGDIGENSVQGYTLQENKHFTLDVKAKSNGRKYSELVLDKELDREENNDVTLVLTAFDGGSPQRSGTVVIHVTVLDANDNAPVFSQTVYKASLPENSPPDTLVITVTATDADEGVYGEIIYGFDQPSDEDKIFTLNPSTGEVKVAQSIDYEKESSYEIQISAKDGLGLASYATLFIEVVDVNDNAPVIFLKSLTNQIPENVSPGTEVGIINVQDRDSENNRQVRCSLQTGVPFKLVPSIKNYYSLVTTEQLDRELVSDYNITITATDEGSPPLSSSKTVHLTVADINDNPPVFEEQSYSAHVTENNKPGSTLCSVAARDPDWRQNGTVVYSLLPGEVNGAPVSSYVSVNGDTGVIHAVRAFDYEQFRSFKVHVMARDNGSPPLSSNVTVNVFISDVNDNSPQILYPTPEGNSFMTELVPKAAHAGSLVSKVIAVDADSGQNAWLSYHIVKSTDPGLFIIGLHSGEIRSQRDVSESDSMKQNLIVSVKDNGQPPLSATCSMYLLISDNLAEVPELKDISYDERDSKLTSYLIIALVSVSTFFLTFIIIVLGVRFCRRRKPRLLFDGAVAIPSGYLPPNYADVDGTGTLRSTYNYDGYMTTGSRTSDFKFVSSYNDNTLPADQTLRKSPTDFSDVFGDGDVSPEVGT, from the coding sequence atgttcactATCAGACGCGACTTTCTGGGGACTTTACTGTTGCTTCCTTTCACCTTTCCTCTGGTCAAAGGAGACGTGAGTTACTCTGTTTCAGAGGAGATGAAACGTGGATCCGTGATCGGAAATATCGCTAAGGATATAGGTCTGGATTTGGGCAGGTTGTCCGCGCGCAGGGCGCGCGTGGACTCCGAGGACAACGGCGTCCAGTACTGCAGCGTGAACCTCAACACGGGAGAGCTGGTTGTTCAGGAGAGGATTGACAGAGAGGGCCTTTGTGCGAAGAAGACTTCATGTATTCTGAAACAGGAGCTCGTGCTGGAAAACCCTTTGGAGCTGCATCGCTTTACTATCCGCGTGCAAGACATAAATGACAACGCACCACAATTTAAAGAGGACACGCTTAAATTTGAAATCCATGAATCAGCTGATAAGGGCGCGCGATATCCATTAGATGAAGCATACGATGGAGACATTGGGGAGAACAGTGTTCAGGGCTACACCCTGCAAGAGAACAAACACTTTACATTGGACGTAAAAGCAAAGAGTAATGGCCGAAAGTATAGTGAATTAGTTTTGGACAAGGAGTTAGACAGAGAGGAAAATAACGACGTCACGCTGGTGTTGACTGCGTTTGATGGCGGCTCTCCTCAGAGATCAGGCACAGTAGTCATCCATGTCACTGTTCTTGACGCTAATGATAATGCGCCAGTGTTTAGTCAGACTGTGTATAAAGCGAGTCTTCCAGAAAACTCTCCTCCAGACACACTGGTTATTACAGTGACTGCTACTGATGCTGATGAGGGAGTATACGGTGAAATAATATATGGTTTTGACCAGCCTTCAGatgaagataaaatatttactttaaatcCCTCCACTGGGGAGGTTAAAGTTGCTCAATCGATTGATTATGAAAAAGAATCATCATATGAAATTCAAATTAGCGCTAAAGATGGACTGGGACTAGCATCTTATGCAACTTTATTTATTGAAGTTGTAGACGTAAATGACAATGCCCCTGTTATATTTCTAAAGtcactgaccaatcagattcctGAGAATGTGTCACCTGGTACAGAGGTGGGCATCATTAATGTGCAGGACAGAGACTCAGAGAACAACAGACAGGTCCGCTGCTCCCTTCAGACTGGGGTCCCTTTCAAGTTAGTACCTTCCATTAAAAACTATTATTCTCTAGTGACCACAGAACAGCTGGACCGTGAGCTAGTGTCTGATTACAACATTACAATCACTGCCACTGACgagggctctcctcctctgtcctcctctaaaACTGTCCACTTAACTGTAGCTGACATCAATGACAACCCTCCTGTGTTTGAGGAGCAGTCCTACAGCGCACATgtgactgaaaacaacaaacctGGCTCCACTTTATGTTCTGTTGCTGCTCGAGACCCAGACTGGAGACAAAACGGGACAGTGGTTTATTCTCTGTTACCTGGTGAGGTGAATGGGGCCCCAGTGTCCTCCTATGTATCTGTTAATGGAGACACAGGGGTGATCCATGCTGTGAGGGCTTTTGATTATGAACAGTTCAGGAGTTTTAAAGTCCATGTGATGGCCAGAGACAATGGCTCTCCTCCACTCAGCAGCAACGTGACAGTCAATGTGTTTATATCGGACGTGAACGACAACTCTCCTCAAATACTGTACCCCACCCCGGAGGGGAACTCCTTCATGACTGAACTGGTCCCTAAAGCTGCACATGCAGGCTCTCTGGTGTCCAAAGTGATAGCAGTGGACGCAGACTCTGGACAGAACGCCTGGCTGTCCTATCACAtagtcaaatccactgatcctGGACTTTTTATTATCGGTCTCCACAGTGGAGAGATCCGGAGCCAGCGGGACGTCTCTGAATCTGACAGCATGAAACAGAaccttattgtgtcagtgaagGATAACGGacagcctcctctctctgccacctgctccatGTATTTACTGATCTCTGATAACTTGGCTGAAGTGCCTGAACTCAAGGACATTTCTTATGATGAGAGGGACTCAAAGCTGACATCCTATCTGATCATTGCACTGGTGTCAGTGTCCACATTTTTCCTCACCTTCATTATTATTGTCCTGGGTGTGAGGTTCTGTCGCAGGAGGAAGCCCAGACTGTTGTTTGATGGAGCAGTTGCAATCCCCAGTGGTTATCTGCCTCCTAATTATGCAGATGTTGACGGCACAGGAACTTTACGCAGCACTTACAACTATGATGGATACATGACGACTGGATCCAGGACAAGTGACTTTAAGTTTGTGTCGTCCTACAATGACAACACGCTGCCTGCAGATCAGACACTGAGAAAAAGCCCCACTGACTTTTCTGACGTCTTTGGAGATGGTGATGTCTCTCCTGAGGTAGGCACATAG